AACAGTTTCTGGAAGATGCCACCTGGACGCGTTTTCGCGAACTGAACCTGGCTTATACTATACAATCGGGCCGGTTGCGCAAAATGGCAGGGGTGAAATCATTGGGAATAGAATTAAGCGGAAGGAACCTGCTGTTGTTCAGCAAGGTGAACGGCTACGATCCTGATAGCAATGTAGCCGGTTCTACTTCCGCCCGCGGGGTGGTGTATTTTGTGAATCCGCCAACGCGGTCTTATCTGTTCACCCTGAAATTGAATTTCTAACCATTAACTGCCTAATTATGACCAAGCATATAATCACAGTATTTATAATCCTAACAGCCATTTGCAGCGGCTCGTGCAAAAAAGCGGTAGATGGATTTAATACCGATCCCAATAACCCGCTCGATGCCGATGCCATTACCATGCTTACCGGTGTGGAAGTAGGTAACATGGGTAACCAGGAAGGGGAACTGGCCCGCCTGGCCGGGATGTGGTGCGGCTATTTTACCGGTGAACAACAACAATACCAGGCATTTTATCAGTACCTTATTATCGCCCGTAACTATGACGACTCGTGGCAGCGCATCTTCAGCGGTGTGTTAAAGAACGACCGACTGATAAAGCAAAAAGCGTATGCCGTAAACAATATGCGATTGGTAGGGGTGGCCCAGGTAATAGAAGCCAATACCATGGGCACCGCTACCGCGCTGTGGGGTGATGTTCCTTTTAAACAGGCTGCCAATGATGAGTATCCCAACCCGGCGTATGATGCGCAGACCGATGTATATGGTTATATTCAATCTTTGCTCGATAGCGCCATCGTGAACCTCGCTTCTACTTCCTTTATCGATTTCTCCCTCCAGGATATTCACTTTGCGGGTAACAACACCAAGTGGACCCAAACTGCCTGGACGCTGAAAGCAAGGTATTATTTACAGGCAAAGCAATATGACAAGGCGCTGGCAGCAGCGGCCAATGGTATCAATACCGCTGCCAACAATTGGGTAGCACCGCATACCGCTGCTGGTAAAGGATCATACAATTTGTATTACCAGTTTTTTGTGCAGGACAGACCCACGTGGTTAACTGCCACCAATGCATTTGCAGTTTCCTTATTGAATTCAGCCAATGCAAAATACCGGGGCAATACAAAAACAGTTGAAAAAAGCCGGTACAATTACCTGTACAGTTCAGCCACCAATCCCAATTACACCACCAACGGGTTTTATTACCAAACCATGGCCTTTCCGCTGGCTACCTATGCCGAAAACCTGTTGATCCTGGCCGAAGCCGATACCCGGGTGAATGGATTTACCAATGGCTTAACCCGGTTAAATGCATTCAGAACCTATATGAGCACCGGTGGTTATATTGGCGCCACGTATCTCACAGCAGGGAATTATAAATATGATGCATACGTAGCGGCCGACTTTACAGCCGGTGGCATCGAGAACGGCGGTGCTGCGCCCCTTACGCAGGACAGGGCCTTGTTGCGCGAGATTATGGAAGAACGGTATATTACCTTTATTGGACAAATAGAAGGGTACAACGACCTGCGCAGAACCTTTAATGAAACGGATATCCGGGTGCCTGTACAACCCAATACCGGTGCGCAGATCCCCAAACGCTTTTTGTATCCACAAGTAGAAGTAGACCTGAACACATCTACCCCAAATCCCATACCTTCACTGTTTACGGCAACACCTGTAAATCAGTAGCATAAAACGATTGGATGAAAACCGTATTTGCAGTCATAGCATCTTTAATAATAGGTTGTGCACAGGCGCAACTGGTGATCCCACTATACAGTGGAAAGATTCCCGGCAACGTATCTGATCTCGATAATGAAAAATCACTGACACCCGAAAAGGGAAGGCCTTCGGTGATCAATGTAAGCCACCCTTCCCTGATCGCTTATTTGCCCAAAACGCCCAATGCAGCAAAACCGGCGGTTATAATTTGCCCCGGTGGCGGCTATGTTCGACTGACCATTGAAGATGGTGGTTATGAAGTGGCAAAATCACTGGCAGACTCGGGTGTGGCAGCTTTTGTTTTGAAATACCGTACCTGGCAGGATAGCACCTTCAGCAATTATCGCAACCTGCCTTTTAACGATCTGCAACAGGCATTATCGCTGGTGTATAACCGCGCAGGGGAGTGGAACATAGATACCACCAAGATCGGGTTACTCGGTTTTTCTGCCGGCGGTCACCTCGCTGCGATGGGGGCCACTTCCAAAACCGGAAAAAGAACGGCGTTTACCATTCTGGCCTACCCGGTGATCAGCTTTACCGATTCACTGGTATCGCCTACGTTGAAATCGCGTTCCTCTTTATTAGGAAAGCAATTTACCGAAGCAGACAAAATTCAATATTCACCCGAACTGCAGGTAAGCGCCAGCACGCCACCTGCCTTCCTGGTACATGCGCAGGACGACAGCACCTCGTGGGTGGGCAACAGCATTGCCTATTACAAAGCATTGACAGCAAAAAAGATAACCGGTGAATTAATGATCTATCCCAGGGGCGGACATGGTTTTGCCATGTATGACAAAGCCATGGGCGAATCGTGGTTGCCCCAGGCAATGAAATGGCTTGGCCTGAACGGGTTTTATAAACCAGGGACCCCTCAACCCAAACCGGCGCAGGCAGCGCCCCCGTTTTACAATGATATACTTGCGTTTAAAAAGTTAGATTCAGAGCAACCTCCCGCGCCTAACAGCATTTTGCTGGTAGGCAGTTCATCCTTTACCCGTTGGAAAGATGTGAATGACTATTTTCCAGGCTACCCTATTATCAATCGCGGTTTTGGCGGTTCTGTTTTGACCGATGTGATCAGGTATGCGTACGATGTTATCCTGCCCTGCAAACCCAAACAGGTGTTGATCTACTGTGGCGAAAATGATCTGGCATCCGGCGACAGTATTAGCGCCGCTGCCGTAGTGCAGCGCTTTAAAACATTGTTTGGCATCATCAGGCAGAACCTGCCCAATACCGTGATAAGTTATGTATCAATAAAACCAAGTCCGTCCCGGGCGCAGATCCAGGGCAAAGTAAAAGAAGCCAATAAACAAATTCAGGCCTGGATAAAAACGCAGCCAAAGGCGCAGTTTATAGATATCTACGATTCCATGCTGGATGCAAAAAAGCAAATGCGCGAAGAATTGTATGTGCAGGACCGCCTGCATATGAAACCCGAAGGCTATGCTATTTGGAAAAGAATAATTACACCATACCTGATTAAATAAATATGAAATACCTGAAGATATTGTATGTGCAAGTGATCCTGGGCATCATTGCCGGTATATTGGTTGGCTGGCGGTTTCCCGAATTCTGGCAAAGCGCCAAACTGATCAGCGAAACCTTCATCAACATGATCAGGATGGTGATAACCCCGGTGATCTTTCTCACCATTGTGTTAGGCATCTCCGGCGCCGGTGATATGAAGAAAGTAGGCCGGGTAGGATTAAAATCGCTGGTGTATTTTGAAGTGGTAACCACCCTTGCGTTGGTGATCGGTTTAATAACCGCCAACCTGGTAAAGCCGGGCAAAGGCATAAAAGCCAGTCATACCGCTACACAACAGGTAACAGAAATTTCGGAGCAAGCCAAACACATGAACTGGGGCGAGTTCTTTTCCCATATTGTTCCCTCCAACATTGTTGATGCCTTTGCCAAGGGCGATATTTTACAGGTTTTGTTCTTCAGTGTGCTGTTTGCCATTGGCCTGAAAATGCTGGGTAATTCCGGCAAGGGCCTGCTCACTACCTTCGAGAATTTTAATAAGGTGTTGTTCAATGTGCTGAAGATAGTGATGCGGCTGAGCCCCATTGGCGCTTTTGGCGGTATGGCTTACACCATTGGCAAATTTGGTTTTACAACCCTCATCGTATTGGGAAAACTAATGCTGACCTTCTACCTCACGGGCATTGTTTTCATTTTCGTAGTGCTCAACCTGATCTGCCGGTACTTTGGCATCAGTTTGTGGAAACTATTGGGCTATATAAAAGAAGAAATTTTAATTGTGCTGGGCGCCAGCAGCAGCGAAGCTGTATTGCCTTCTGTGATGCAAAAACTAACCGCGGCTGGTTGTGAAAAAGAAGTGGTGGGGCTGGTAATACCTACCGGGTATAGTTTCAATCTGGATGGCACCACCATTTACCTGAGCATGGGCGTAATTTTCCTGGCGCAGGCATTTAATATCGATCTTTCCCTGGGGCAACAACTAACAGTTATAGGCATACTATTGTTAACCAGTAAAGGCGCCGCCGGCGTTACCGGCAGTGGCTTCATTGTACTGGCCAGCACGCTGACCGCATTAAAGGTAATCCCACTCGAAGGGCTGGCTTTATTAATAGGCGTAGACCGGTTTATGAGTGAAGGCCGGGCTATCATCAATTTCATCGGCAATACCATTGCCACCGTGCTCATTGCCAAAAGCGAAAATGCACTGGACATTACAACCTACCAAACGATTGTTGAAAAGAAAAAGACAACAGTGGCTCCCGGAACGCCAATACCCGAAGCCGTGTAACAATAGGCAATGGACAATAGGCAATAGACAATGGGCAAAATCTCCATTAATTTATTCATTCACGCAAAGCACTCACGTGAGCTGTATTTCATTTGCTAATTTGCACATTAACTTACTCACACCTTGCCCCTACCGTAACAAACGAGTCCCTGGCAGGGAAGGAAAGGGTGCGCATCAGGTTGTCCTTTGTCCATAATTCCAGTGATACCATTTCATTATACTTTACATCATGGATCAGTAACGTATCTACGGCGGTCATTGGACTTAGATAAATAGTATCAGATGCACCATTGGTGGTATTGATAGCATACAATAACTGTTGTGTACAGTTGCCTTCTTTATGTACGATAGTGGAAAATGACACATTCTTAAAAGACTCGGGCGGATACACAAATGCCGGTTTAAAAATGGCGAAGATGATATATAATAAGATGGCGGGCAGGGTAACCAACGCGGCTTTGGTGAAGTTTAGATTCCAGCCTTCAAATAACTTATCATTTAAAAGGAATTCCTGCACCGCATCCTGGTTTTCTTTAAACTTTGGCATTAAAGAATTTCCCCCTTTATTAACATGCTCTTTCAATGACCATTCTGAAAGATTACTCCAGTAATCGCTGATCACTGCTTTTGTTCCTGCATATTTTTTGTATTTATACTGATCATATGAAAACAGGAAAAAGGCATTGATGGCATATTGGGTATCAATTTCTGTATAGGCCGGTGAATTGGCGGGGGTAATGGTTCTTGCTTCATCCAGTAAAGCAAGAATGGTTTCTCTGGCAATTACCTCTGTTTCGGCTGCTAACGAATCTAATAATTGCAGCCGGATGTTATCAGGGAGCTTCTCTTCCTGCAACCAGGGAATCCGGGCTACTTTTAACAAAAGGTCGTGGGTCAATTCAACCGCCGGCTCCCCGCTGGTATTGTTTTTTAAAATTGCATCCAATAACGCCACGGTGAGCGACCATTGTAAACGCGGGTAAATGGCCAGCGAACAAAGCAGTTGAAACAACTTTTTATCGTTCAGGTATTGCTTTACATCCTGTACATTTTTAAATTCCTGGTCTTTCAGGCTGTACAGGCCTTGCAGTCTTTTATGTAACTGCTGTTGCGTGATCTCACCATCTTCTGCAATGGCCTGGGCCAATAAGGCTACCGCCGTTGTTTCAGCGGGAACCAACAGGAAATTATTTTTTTGTAAAAGCGTTTCGTGCAGCGACCAGTCGGGCAGAGGCACCGGTGTGATAATTGACCGGGAATTCCATCTTTGAAAAGGAACTGGCATTTCCAAAAAATGACCGTCGCTGAATAAAAGCAGGTGGTAACCGGCATATTTATCGGCGAGCTTTTCCAATGAGATCGTATTACCATGTTCGTCCTGCACCTGGTTGGGCGTGCCCTGGAAATTATACCTGGCTACTTTTGTTACCGAAGCACATAGGGTGTTCACCAGATGGTTTAAATAGGCATGCCTGTGCGATTGGGGATGTGTATTGTCAACTAAAAAAAGATACTTCCTGTCTTTCCATTCATTCGAATATACCAGGGAGGTAAAACCGGCATTGCGAACGCTTTTATGAATGCTCTTTTGAATATTGAGACCGGGATTGTGTACAGCAGCCTGTTTTTTAAAAAAGCTTTTTATTTTTTGTATAGAAGGCGGC
The Niastella koreensis GR20-10 genome window above contains:
- a CDS encoding SusD/RagB family nutrient-binding outer membrane lipoprotein; the protein is MTKHIITVFIILTAICSGSCKKAVDGFNTDPNNPLDADAITMLTGVEVGNMGNQEGELARLAGMWCGYFTGEQQQYQAFYQYLIIARNYDDSWQRIFSGVLKNDRLIKQKAYAVNNMRLVGVAQVIEANTMGTATALWGDVPFKQAANDEYPNPAYDAQTDVYGYIQSLLDSAIVNLASTSFIDFSLQDIHFAGNNTKWTQTAWTLKARYYLQAKQYDKALAAAANGINTAANNWVAPHTAAGKGSYNLYYQFFVQDRPTWLTATNAFAVSLLNSANAKYRGNTKTVEKSRYNYLYSSATNPNYTTNGFYYQTMAFPLATYAENLLILAEADTRVNGFTNGLTRLNAFRTYMSTGGYIGATYLTAGNYKYDAYVAADFTAGGIENGGAAPLTQDRALLREIMEERYITFIGQIEGYNDLRRTFNETDIRVPVQPNTGAQIPKRFLYPQVEVDLNTSTPNPIPSLFTATPVNQ
- a CDS encoding prolyl oligopeptidase family serine peptidase → MKTVFAVIASLIIGCAQAQLVIPLYSGKIPGNVSDLDNEKSLTPEKGRPSVINVSHPSLIAYLPKTPNAAKPAVIICPGGGYVRLTIEDGGYEVAKSLADSGVAAFVLKYRTWQDSTFSNYRNLPFNDLQQALSLVYNRAGEWNIDTTKIGLLGFSAGGHLAAMGATSKTGKRTAFTILAYPVISFTDSLVSPTLKSRSSLLGKQFTEADKIQYSPELQVSASTPPAFLVHAQDDSTSWVGNSIAYYKALTAKKITGELMIYPRGGHGFAMYDKAMGESWLPQAMKWLGLNGFYKPGTPQPKPAQAAPPFYNDILAFKKLDSEQPPAPNSILLVGSSSFTRWKDVNDYFPGYPIINRGFGGSVLTDVIRYAYDVILPCKPKQVLIYCGENDLASGDSISAAAVVQRFKTLFGIIRQNLPNTVISYVSIKPSPSRAQIQGKVKEANKQIQAWIKTQPKAQFIDIYDSMLDAKKQMREELYVQDRLHMKPEGYAIWKRIITPYLIK
- the dctA gene encoding C4-dicarboxylate transporter DctA: MKYLKILYVQVILGIIAGILVGWRFPEFWQSAKLISETFINMIRMVITPVIFLTIVLGISGAGDMKKVGRVGLKSLVYFEVVTTLALVIGLITANLVKPGKGIKASHTATQQVTEISEQAKHMNWGEFFSHIVPSNIVDAFAKGDILQVLFFSVLFAIGLKMLGNSGKGLLTTFENFNKVLFNVLKIVMRLSPIGAFGGMAYTIGKFGFTTLIVLGKLMLTFYLTGIVFIFVVLNLICRYFGISLWKLLGYIKEEILIVLGASSSEAVLPSVMQKLTAAGCEKEVVGLVIPTGYSFNLDGTTIYLSMGVIFLAQAFNIDLSLGQQLTVIGILLLTSKGAAGVTGSGFIVLASTLTALKVIPLEGLALLIGVDRFMSEGRAIINFIGNTIATVLIAKSENALDITTYQTIVEKKKTTVAPGTPIPEAV